From one Oncorhynchus keta strain PuntledgeMale-10-30-2019 chromosome 30, Oket_V2, whole genome shotgun sequence genomic stretch:
- the LOC118363798 gene encoding SLIT and NTRK-like protein 1, with translation MLLWIVLLKAALCVAIGNVTRDICKEQICSCNEIEGDLHIDCEKRSFTNLHHLTGPSSQFYHLLLHGNSLSRLFPNEFANFYNAVSLHLENNGLHDIVPGAFLGLQLVKRLHINNNKIRSFRKSTFLGLDDLEYLQADFNLLRDIDPAVFRDLNKLEVLILNDNLISALPINVFQHVPITHLDLRGNRIKTVPYEGVLEQIPGIAEVLLEDNPWDCNCDLVSLKEWLENIPQNALIGRVICEAPTPLQGNDLNETSEMDLCPSIKSGADESLVAPPTQEETSVPGPVPTPYKASGDPGSPTPGNGKKGRSKSHWQLKTKPTSMTGVNGEREQLQIVQNASCPVPCSCKLIGSRQGLGVNCEGKKIESLANLKPKPLTAHELNMRDNNIHAIKKNHLNGYSSLNLLDLGGNNIKLIDNSTFQNLTELRWLYMDKNYLDTLIAEMFIGLQNLEYLSLEYNDIQLILAGTFSPLPNLRVLFLNNNLLKALPVDAFLGVSLSKISLHNNYFTYLPVAGVLDQLNSIIQIDLHGNPWDCSCNIVPFKQWTEKLGADVIVSDLKCESPEEFWKRDFRHVRNDLMCPKLYDKIYPTSLSKNSTFTADTGTRSNSYVEPNRVSISVLVPGLLLVFVTSAFTVVGMLVFILRNRKRSKRRDGNSSASEINSLQTVCDSSYWHSGPYHADGGAQRGFDCSAHFSPTNDA, from the coding sequence ATGCTGCTTTGGATTGTCTTGCTGAAGGCGGCTCTTTGTGTTGCTATTGGAAATGTTACAAGGGACATTTGTAAGGAGCAGATATGCTCCTGCAATGAGATTGAAGGCGATTTGCACATTGACTGCGAAAAAAGGAGCTTTACTAATTTGCACCATTTGACTGGTCCCAGTTCCCAGTTTTATCACTTGCTATTGCATGGGAATTCTTTATCTAGGCTTTTCCCCAATGAGTTTGCTAACTTTTACAATGCCGTAAGCTTGCATTTGGAAAACAACGGTTTGCATGACATTGTCCCTGGTGCTTTTCTGGGACTGCAGCTCGTGAAAAGGCTACACATAAATAATAACAAGATACGGTCATTTAGGAAGAGCACCTTTCTTGGTTTAGATGACTTGGAATATCTTCAGGCTGATTTTAATCTATTGAGAGACATTGACCCGGCCGTGTTCAGGGACTTAAATAAACTTGAAGTGTTAATTCTAAATGATAACCTCATCAGTGCACTACCTATAAATGTGTTTCAACACGTCCCCATCACCCATCTCGACCTGCGAGGGAACCGAATCAAAACGGTGCCTTATGAGGGAGTTCTCGAACAAATACCGGGCATTGCGGAGGTTTTATTGGAGGATAACCCCTGGGACTGCAACTGTGACCTGGTTTCCCTGAAGGAATGGCTGGAGAATATACCGCAGAACGCGCTTATCGGCCGGGTGATCTGCGAGGCTCCAACGCCACTGCAAGGGAACGACTTGAACGAGACATCGGAGATGGATCTGTGTCCTTCAATAAAAAGTGGTGCTGACGAGAGTTTAGTTGCACCTCCTACCCAAGAGGAGACCTCTGTACCTGGGCCCGTTCCAACGCCTTATAAAGCTAGTGGTGATCCTGGGTCCCCAACTCCAGGGAATGGGAAAAAGGGACGCTCTAAATCGCACTGGCAGTTGAAAACGAAGCCCACATCTATgacaggtgtgaatggggagagagagcagctgCAGATTGTGCAGAACGCATCATGCCCTGTGCCATGCAGCTGCAAGCTCATTGGATCCCgacaggggttaggggttaactgCGAGGGCAAGAAGATAGAGAGCTTGGCTAACCTAAAACCCAAACCCCTCACTGCGCACGAATTAAACATGAGAGATAACAACATCCATGCTATAAAAAAGAACCATCTCAATGGCTATTCGAGTCTGAATCTCCTTGATTTGGGTGGAAACAACATCAAATTGATAGACAACAGCACTTTTCAAAACCTCACCGAATTAAGATGGTTGTACATGGATAAGAATTACCTGGATACGCTCATTGCGGAAATGTTCATTGGACTTCAAAATCTGGAATATCTAAGTTTGGAATATAATGATATACAGCTGATACTGGCAGGCACATTCAGCCCTCTGCCTAATCTGCGTGTGCTTTTCCTCAACAATAACTTGCTGAAAGCGCTACCTGTGGATGCTTTCCTTGGAGTGTCTTTATCAAAGATTAGCTTGCATAATAATTATTTCACATATCTCCCTGTCGCAGGGGTCTTGGATCAACTCAATTCGATCATACAAATTGATTTGCATGGGAACCCTTGGGATTGCTCGTGTAATATTGTCCCTTTCAAACAGTGGACGGAGAAACTGGGGGCAGATGTGATCGTTAGTGATCTCAAGTGTGAGTCCCCAGAAGAGTTCTGGAAAAGGGATTTCCGTCACGTCCGAAATGATCTGATGTGTCCCAAGCTGTATGACAAAatctaccccacctctctctccaaaaACAGCACTTTCACCGCAGACACGGGTACGCGCTCGAACTCCTATGTGGAGCCGAACAGGGTATCCATCTCTGTACTAGTCCCTGGGCTACTACTGGTATTTGTCACGTCTGCGTTCACTGTTGTAGGGATGCTTGTCTTCATCTTGCGGAATCGCAAGAGATCAAAGCGGAGGGATGGTAATTCCTCTGCGTCAGAGATAAATTCCTTGCAGACAGTGTGCGACTCGTCTTATTGGCATAGCGGGCCTTACCATGCTGACGGGGGCGCGCAAAGAGGGTTTGACTGTAGCGCCCATTTCTCTCCAACAAATGATGCGTAA